A genomic stretch from Kogia breviceps isolate mKogBre1 chromosome 1, mKogBre1 haplotype 1, whole genome shotgun sequence includes:
- the FBXO2 gene encoding F-box only protein 2 translates to MDGDGDPESVGQPEEASPEGPQEEAGAEEASGGEERPEDEGDEEEEEAAYVHELPDPLLLRVLAELPAAQLVQACRLVCLRWKELVDGSPLWLLKCQQEGLVPEGGPEDERDHWQQFYFLSKRRRNLLRNPCGEEDLEGWCDVEHGGDGWRVEELPGDCGVEFIHDESVKKYFASSFEWCRKAQVIDLQAEGYWEELLDTTQPAIMVKDWYSGRRDAGCLYELTVKLLSEHEDVLAEFNSGQVAVPQDSDDGGWIEISHTFTDYGPGVRFVRFEHGGQDCVYWKGWFGARVTNSSVWVEP, encoded by the exons AGAGCGTGGGCCAGCCGGAGGAGGCGAGCCCGGAGGGGCCGCAGGAGGAGGCCGGCGCGGAGGAGGCGAGCGGCGGGGAGGAGCGGCCCGAGGACGAGGgcgacgaggaggaggaggaggcggcgtaCGTGCACGAGCTGCCCGACCCGCTGCTGCTTCGTGTGCTGGCCGAGCTGCCCGCCGCCCAGCTGGTGCAGGCCTGCCGCCTGGTGTGCCTGCGCTGGAAGGAGCTGGTCGACGGCTCTCCGCTGTGGCTGCTCAAGTGCCAGCAAGAGGGTCTGGTCCCCGAGGGCGGCCCCGAGGATGAGCGCGACCACTGGCAGCAGTTCTACTTCCTGAGCAAGAGGCGGCGCAACCTGCTGCGCAACCCGTGCGGGGAAG AGGACTTGGAGGGCTGGTGCGACGTGGAGCACGGTGGGGACGGCTGGAGGGTGGAGGAGCTGCCCGGAGACTGCGGGGTGGAATTCATCCACGATGAGAGCGTCAAGAAGTACTTCGCCTCCTCCTTCGA GTGGTGTCGCAAAGCGCAGGTCATTGACCTGCAGGCTGAGGGTTACTGGGAGGAGCTACTGGACACCACCCAGCCGGCCATCATGGTGAAGGACTG GTACTCGGGCCGCAGAGACGCCGGCTGCCTGTACGAGCTCACGGTGAAGCTGCTGTCGGAGCACGAGGACGTGCTGGCCGAGTTCAACAGCGGGCAGGTGGCAGTGCCACAAGACAGCGACGACGGTGGCTGGATTGAG ATCTCCCACACCTTCACCGACTACGGGCCGGGCGTCCGCTTCGTCCGCTTCGAGCACGGCGGACAGGACTGCGTCTACTGGAAGGGCTGGTTCGGGGCCCGGGTGACCAACAGCAGCGTGTGGGTAGAGCCCTGA